One genomic region from Blastococcus sp. Marseille-P5729 encodes:
- a CDS encoding histidine phosphatase family protein → MAAPYRPQRIILVRHGESEGNINDHIYETVPDHALHMTERGRQQVITAGRRLRELIGGETLRMWVSPYVRTQESAELLDLGISREDWRIEPRLREQDWANFQDPVKIAEEKRLRNEYGHFWYRFTHGESGSDVYDRVSTFLESLHRSFEDPDMDRNVVIVTHGLTMRLFCMRWFRWSVEYFESISNPDNGTFVVLAKQPDQRYKLLEPFEQWDTSVEPTARERNSWED, encoded by the coding sequence ATGGCCGCTCCGTATCGACCGCAACGGATCATTCTGGTCCGACACGGCGAGAGCGAAGGCAACATCAACGACCACATCTACGAGACGGTCCCCGATCACGCGCTGCACATGACCGAGCGCGGCCGACAGCAGGTGATCACCGCCGGCCGCCGGCTTCGCGAGCTGATCGGCGGGGAAACGCTGCGCATGTGGGTGTCGCCGTACGTGCGCACCCAGGAATCGGCCGAGCTGCTCGACCTCGGCATCAGCCGCGAGGACTGGCGCATCGAACCGCGCCTCCGCGAGCAGGACTGGGCAAACTTCCAGGACCCGGTCAAGATCGCCGAGGAGAAACGACTGCGCAACGAGTACGGTCATTTCTGGTACCGCTTCACCCATGGCGAGTCCGGCTCGGACGTCTACGACCGCGTCTCGACCTTCTTGGAGTCATTGCACCGCAGCTTCGAGGACCCCGACATGGACCGCAATGTGGTCATCGTGACCCACGGCCTCACGATGCGGCTGTTCTGCATGCGTTGGTTTCGCTGGAGCGTCGAGTACTTCGAGTCGATCTCCAACCCGGACAACGGTACGTTCGTCGTCCTCGCCAAGCAGCCCGACCAGCGTTACAAGCTGCTCGAGCCGTTCGAGCAGTGGGACACCTCCGTCGAGCCGACCGCCCGCGAACGCAACTCCTGGGAGGACTGA